CAAACTGTGCTGTCAACACAATTAGAACAAAATGAAGCAAAAATACGCACGGTAGAGCATCTCTTGGCTGCGCTAGCTGGTATGGGGGTAGACAACGTCCGCATCGAAATTAACGGAGCAGAAGTGCCATTACTCGACGGTTCCGCCGCATTGTGGGTAGAGGCGATCGCCCAAGTTGGTGTCGTCGCGCAAGACAAACCTCGCGTCACGCCTGCGGTGATTTCTGAACCAATTTGGGTACGCCATGATGATGCTTTTGTTGCCGCAATCCCTGCATCTGAAATCCGTTTTACGTACGGAATTGATTTTGACTTACCTGCAATTGGCAATCAATGGTATAGCTGGTCGCCGGGCAATCGAATTGCGGCTTATCCATCAACTGCTAGCTTTGCGAGTGAAATAGCTCCGGCTCGAACTTTTGGCTTAGCTCATCAGATTGATTTTTTACAACAACAAGGTTTAATTAAGGGAGGCAGTCTAGATAATGCGCTAGTTTGTACTCAAGAAGGATGGCTCAATCCACCTTTGAGATTTGCAAATGAACCTGTACGTCATAAAATTTTAGACTTAATAGGAGATTTGAGCTTATTGGGCAACTTACCACTAGCTCATTTCGTGGCTTACAAAGCAAGCCATAATTTGCACGTTCAACTTGCGCAACAAATCGTAGCTTCTAGACGGTAGTATTTATACTAAAATCCCACTCACCCTCAAGCACTTCCATGTCAACTCTGACTCGCACTAATTCTTCTGAACCACATAATACGGTAGCAGCAAGCCAGGCAATTTTTACAGCGGAAGATATTCAACAGTTGTTACCACATCGTTATCCATTTGCACTTGTCGATCGCATCATCGAGTACGTTCCTGGAGAACGTGCTGTTGGTATCAAAAATGTGACATTTAATGAGCCGCAGTTTCAGGGTCATTTTCCAGGACGCTCAATTATGCCAGGCGTGTTTATTGTTGAAGCGATGGCGCAAG
The Chroococcidiopsis sp. TS-821 genome window above contains:
- the lpxC gene encoding UDP-3-O-acyl-N-acetylglucosamine deacetylase — protein: MQPRTSQTTPSSPEEQSPVSLQHTLAGEIQQSGVGLHSGEKTSVRLLPAPVDAGRYFVRVDLPESPAIAAKVSSVTQTVLSTQLEQNEAKIRTVEHLLAALAGMGVDNVRIEINGAEVPLLDGSAALWVEAIAQVGVVAQDKPRVTPAVISEPIWVRHDDAFVAAIPASEIRFTYGIDFDLPAIGNQWYSWSPGNRIAAYPSTASFASEIAPARTFGLAHQIDFLQQQGLIKGGSLDNALVCTQEGWLNPPLRFANEPVRHKILDLIGDLSLLGNLPLAHFVAYKASHNLHVQLAQQIVASRR
- the fabZ gene encoding 3-hydroxyacyl-ACP dehydratase FabZ, producing MSTLTRTNSSEPHNTVAASQAIFTAEDIQQLLPHRYPFALVDRIIEYVPGERAVGIKNVTFNEPQFQGHFPGRSIMPGVFIVEAMAQVGGVVLTQLPEVEGGLFMFAGIDKVRFRRQVVPGDQLVMSAELLCVKRRRFGKMQARAEVDGQLAAEGELMFSLVD